Proteins encoded within one genomic window of Trichoderma asperellum chromosome 2, complete sequence:
- a CDS encoding uncharacterized protein (BUSCO:EOG092D29P8), which yields MNVQSAAVRHGRRALASPLPRTVLRQISTEVKTATASSSTSNGPAQAWPTPQAAAASPKMVSSSKKKQKIVEEVIMTLGANSSQQHHGTAWTKSHQRGKQNLTPSQQYAEFQRIQKNTRSLGSKLEKRYIPTEIISNPPRPEDVTLELLMASQTHMGHNTSLWNPANSRYIYGVRQGVHVISLETTAAHLRRAARVVEEVAYRGGIILFVGTRKGQMEIVTRASELAGAYHLFTKWTPGAITNRDVILKTQGMKVVDHLDKELDGFDMFKGTARPLLPDLVVCLNPLENYTLLYECGLKNIPTIGVIDTNTDPSWVTYTIPANDDSLRAMALVAGVLGRAGEAGQKRRIQDAKKGDISWSTSPELSRHMRKEVQAAVLKRKEVMGRMQANIQGFTDEELKLLRSQYLGEQQEEVTEEELVNLMGETVASEAAAPAETTLSAQLGSIEAQLESLKANAAEIESAVRENV from the exons ATGAATGTCCAGAGCGCTGCTGTGCGGCATG GCCGCCGCGCATTGGCGTCTCCTCTGCCGAGAACCGTTCTACGACAAATCTCGACCGAAGTAAAGACGGCGACAGCCTCAAGCTCAACATCCAATGGGCCTGCTCAGGCGTGGCCGACGCCCCaggctgccgctgcctctcCCAAGATGGTTTCTTcatcgaagaagaagcaaaagattGTCGAAGAAGTCATCATGACCCTCGGAGCCAACTcttcgcagcagcaccacggAACCGCATGGACAAAGTCACATCAGAGGGGCAAGCAGAATCTGACCCCCTCCCAACAGTATGCCGAATTTCAGCGCATTCAGAAGAATACAAGAAGCCTTGGTTCAAAGCTTGAGAAGCGCTATATCCCCACGGAAATCATTAGCAACCCTCCCCGGCCAGAGGACGTTACGCTGGAGCTGTTGATGGCGTCGCAGACACACATGGGACACAACACCTCACTATGGAACCCGGCCAATTCACGATACATTTACGGCGTGCGACAGGGCGTCCACGTCATTTCTCTCGAAACGACAGCGGCGCATCTTCGACGGGCGGCCCGAGTGGTTGAGGAGGTGGCCTACCGCGGCGGCATTATTCTCTTTGTCGGTACCCGCAAGGGCCAGATGGAGATTGTCACAAGGGCATCTGAGCTGGCAGGCGCCTACCACCTGTTCACAAAGTGGACCCCTGGCGCCATCACAAACCGAGACGTCATTCTCAAGACCCAGGGCATGAAGGTGGTGGACCACCTGGATAAGGAGCTTGATGGATTCGACATGTTCAAGGGCACAGCGAGACCGCTGCTGCCGGACTTGGTGGTTTGCCTCAACCCCTTAGAGAATTACACGCTGCTGTACGAGTGTGGCCTGAAGAACATTCCCACGATTGGAGTCATTGACACAAATACCGATCCCTCATGGGTCACATACACGATTCCCGCCAACGACGACAG TCTTCGTGCCATGGCATTGGTTGCTGGAGTCCTGGGCCGTGCGGGAGAGGCCGGCCAGAAGCGACGTATTCAAGACGCCAAAAAGGGCGACATCTCATGGAGCACCTCTCCTGAGCTTAGCCGCCACATGAGAAAGGAAGTGCAGGCCGCCGTCCTCAAGAGGAAAGAAGTCATGGGCAGGATGCAGGCCAACATTCAGGGATTCACAGATGAGGAGTTGAAGCTGCTAAGGTCGCAGTACCTGggcgagcagcaagaagaggtCACTGAAGAGGAGCTGGTGAACTTGATGGGAGAGACTGTCGCGAGTGAGGCTGCGGCGCCTGCTGAGACGACGTTGAGCGCGCAGTTGGGTAGCATCGAAGCGCAGCTGGAGAGCTTGAAGGCGAACGCTGCCGAGATTGAGTCAGCAGTCCGGGAAAATGTATAA